Proteins from one Rosa chinensis cultivar Old Blush chromosome 7, RchiOBHm-V2, whole genome shotgun sequence genomic window:
- the LOC112178414 gene encoding MDIS1-interacting receptor like kinase 2 — MGNLSELVELYLNTNKLTGQIPQTFGNLRKLKVLYMFENMFVGSIPLEIGKLASLSNLSLHTNNFSGSLPDSICDLRHLALLELYRNNLSGPIPENIGSLKSLLVLNVGENQLSGPIPISIGNMSKLQVLYIRNSKLSGSIPQVIGDLMNLAVLRVASNNLTGHLPQNLCKGGVLANFTANGNRLVGRMPESLRNCTTLYRVRLDGNQFTGNISEDFGEYPNLDYINLSDNKFYGEISEKWGKSLRLKNLEIAANNITGSIPPEIGNLTQLHLLNLSWNHLVGTIPMVLGELTSFVKLILNDNQLSGVIPQELGSLTDLEFLDLSKNNLSQSIPSSLGNLVNMHHLNLSSNKLSQGTPIKLGQLKQLSVVDLSHNSLSQEIPTEFCNLESLLTLNLCHNNLSGVVPQTFADLRGLEFVDISYNRLWGPIPENRAFQEAPIEALQGNQGLCGNATGLQPCTMTPAKKKHSSNIGYKVVCLVVPPVAGVLILVFCGICITYRRKKNCQKSDEEDMHPKEFELRSMSIFEGKLLYEEIVKATEDFEDAYCIGKGGTGIVYKAKLPSNDLVAVKKLHSTHCDGERSFEKEFLNEVMALTGIRHRNIVKLYGFCSHSRHSFLVYEYLERGSLFSILCNEEAAKELDWSKRVNIIKGVAHGLSYMHSDVSPPIVHRDITSKNILLDAEYEACISDFGTAKLLELGASNRTAVVGTFGYVAPEHAYTLKVTEKCDVYSFGVLALEVMNGKYPSDLIRSLLSQAEIREGNLPEDVWDDRLEPPTGKILEELVTVLMLAVACLHPNPQFRPTMFDVSQVITMHIDLSDRLGLIQGSICV; from the exons GATCTGAGACACCTTGCATTACTGGAACTGTATCGGAACAATCTTTCAGGCCCAATTCCGGAAAATATTGGAAGCTTGAAGTCTCTTCTTGTTCTAAATGTCGGTGAGAATCAACTCAGTGGTCCTATTCCCATATCAATTGGTAACATGAGCAAGTTACAGGTTCTATATATCCGCAACAGCAAACTCTCTGGTTCCATTCCTCAAGTGATAGGAGATCTTATGAACTTGGCTGTGCTGAGAGTTGCCAGCAACAATTTGACTGGTCATTTACCACAGAATCTCTGCAAAGGTGGAGTGCTTGCAAATTTTACAGCTAACGGAAATCGTCTCGTAGGTCGAATGCCTGAAAGCTTGAGAAACTGCACTACCTTGTATAGAGTCCGTCTTGATGGGAACCAATTCACTGGAAATATATCCGAAGATTTTGGTGAATATCCAAACTTGGATTACATAAATCTAAGTGACAATAAATTTTATGGTGAAATTTCAGAGAAATGGGGCAAGTCTCTGCGGCTAAAAAATCTTGAGATTGCAGCTAACAACATCACAGGTTCCATACCACCGGAGATTGGTAATTTGACTCAACTACATTTGCTTAATCTTTCTTGGAATCATTTAGTAGGGACAATCCCTATGGTACTAGGAGAGTTGACCTCTTTCGTGAAGCTTATACTGAATGACAATCAACTTTCTGGTGTCATACCCCAAGAACTTGGATCACTGACTGACCTTGAGTTTCTTGACCTGTCCAAAAACAACTTGAGCCAGTCGATTCCTAGTAGTCTGGGGAACCTAGTGAACATGCACCACCTGAACTTGAGCAGCAACAAGTTGAGCCAAGGAACCCCAATTAAGTTGGGTCAGTTGAAGCAGCTGTCTGTGGTAGATCTGAGTCATAATTCTCTTAGTCAAGAGATACCAACGGAGTTTTGTAATTTGGAAAGCTTGTTGACACTGAATCTGTGCCACAATAACCTCTCTGGTGTAGTTCCCCAGACTTTTGCTGACCTTCGTGGCTTGGAGTTCGTTGACATATCATACAATCGATTATGGGGTCCGATTCCAGAAAACAGAGCATTTCAAGAAGCTCCTATAGAAGCATTGCAAGGGAATCAAGGTCTGTGTGGCAATGCTACAGGTCTACAGCCCTGCACTATGACTCCTGCCAAAAAGAAGCACAGCTCGAACATTGGTTACAAAGTCGTGTGCTTGGTAGTTCCACCTGTGGCAGGAGTACTTATACTagttttctgtggaatttgtaTCACTTacagaagaaaaaagaactgTCAAAAATCAGATGAAGAGGACATGCATCCTAAAGAATTTGAACTTCGTTCAATGTCGATTTTTGAAGGAAAATTGTTGTATGAAGAAATTGTAAAAGCAACTGAGGATTTTGAGGATGCTTATTGCATTGGGAAGGGAGGCACTGGAATCGTTTACAAGGCAAAGCTTCCATCTAATGACTTGGTGGCTGTAAAGAAACTCCACAGTACTCACTGTGATGGTGAGAGGAGCTTTGAAAAGGAGTTCTTAAACGAGGTGATGGCATTGACTGGGATACGCCACAGAAACATAGTGAAACTTTATGGCTTCTGTTCACATTCACGACACTCATTTTTGGTTTATGAGTACCTTGAAAGGGGCAGCTTGTTCTCAATCTTATGCAATGAAGAAGCAGCCAAGGAATTGGATTGGAGCAAGAGGGTGAATATCATCAAAGGTGTGGCTCATGGCTTATCATACATGCACTCTGATGTATCGCCACCAATTGTTCATCGAGACATAACCAGCAAGAACATTTTGCTAGATGCCGAGTATGAGGCTTGCATTTCGGACTTTGGCACTGCTAAGCTGCTAGAACTCGGTGCATCTAACCGGACTGCTGTGGTAGGCACATTCGGATATGTTGCACCAG AGCATGCTTATACATTGAAGGTGACTGAGAAATGTGATGTGTACAGCTTTGGAGTATTGGCACTCGAAGTGATGAATGGGAAGTACCCGAGTGATCTAATCAGGTCTTTGTTGTCACAAGCTGAAATCAGAGAAGGAAATTTGCCTGAAGATGTGTGGGATGACCGGCTTGAACCTCCCACGGGTAAAATTCTTGAAGAACTTGTTACTGTTTTAATGCTAGCAGTCGCATGCTTACATCCAAATCCACAGTTTAGGCCTACCATGTTTGACGTTTCTCAGGTTATAACAATGCACATCGATCTCTCAGACAGACTTGGACTAATACAAGGCTCAATCTGTGTTTGA